A window of Scomber scombrus chromosome 23, fScoSco1.1, whole genome shotgun sequence contains these coding sequences:
- the LOC134005785 gene encoding uncharacterized protein LOC134005785, which yields MIWILLLIILASSVCGMFVSKITPTLYQAEENDNITIKWDSQTKTDMSHTNLHCVLQSKSKILYEMINGVEVSESQDEQFAGRVQCDEDALREGRLRLHLFRVTTDDSENYKCDLVAYNKIMKRWVLEASEHFTLNVTQTHHGGTSDDFLTPNITEGGPEEPEDQSYYWDQVKTALGAANCGVLIGACLIFVLDTAAGFLATVLQL from the exons ATGATATGGATCCTGCTGCTTATCATTCTGGCCTCCTCTGTCTGTG gCATGTTTGTGAGTAAAATAACTCCGACCCTCTATCAGGCAGAAGAGAACGACAACATCACAATAAAATGGGACAGTCAGACTAAAACTGACATGTCTCACACCAACCTACATTGTGTTCTCCAGTCAAAGTCAAAGATTTTGTATGAGATGATAAACGGTGTTGAAGTCTCAGAGTCTCAGGATGAGCAGTTTGCAGGACGGGTGCAGTGTGACGAAGACGCTCTCAGAGAAGGACGACTCAGGCTTCATCTGTTCAGAGTCACGACTGACGACTCGGAGAATTACAAGTGTGATCTTGTTGCTTATAACAAGATCATGAAAAGATGGGTGCTCGAGGCCTCTG AACATTTTACCTTGAATGTGACTCAGACCCATCATGGAGGGACCAGCGATGACTTCCTCACACCAAACATAACTGAAG GAGGTCCAGAGGAGCCAGAAGATCAGTCGTACTATTGGGACCAAGTTAAAACAGCTCTCGGAGCTGCAAACTGTGGAGTTCTAATAGGTGCTTGTCTGATATTCGTATTAGACACAGCTGCAGGATTTCTTGCGACAGTTCTTCAGTTGTGA
- the LOC134005786 gene encoding uncharacterized protein LOC134005786, which yields MICRILLLISLTSCVSGTFEVEVTQTSYQAEENHNITLEWMFTTKPDSSSTSLNIYCDMVTDNNEGSVLYHVHKGDEVPESQDKQFAGRVQSDTDALREGRIRLHVSRLRTNDSGLYTCEVYTDYGTNSDRCDLNVTAAVDQPEPQKPTESPQPESRVRISLFVGLTAAGLAVCAGLCFVFRLCYKSVKREHTVVYETENMDAAE from the exons ATGATCTGCAGGATCCTTCTGCTCATCAGCCTGACCTCCTGTGTCTCTG GAACATTTGAAGTGGAAGTGACACAGACCTCCTACCAGGCAGAGGAGAACCACAACATCACACTGGAATGGATGTTTACAACCAAACCTGACAGTTCCTCCACCTCACTGAATATCTACTGTGACATGGTGACTGATAATAACGAGGGCTCAGTCCTGTATCATGTACATAAGGGTGATGAGGTCCCAGAGTCTCAGGATAAACAGTTTGCAGGACGAGTTCAGAGTGACACAGACGCCCTCAGAGAAGGACGaatcagacttcatgtgtccaGACTCAGGACTAATGACTCGGGTCTGTACACGTGTGAGGTTTACACAGATTATGGTACAAACTCTGACAGATGCGACCTCAATGTCACTG CAGCTGTTGATCAGCCAGAACCTCAGAAACCTACTGAGAGTCCACAACCAGAGAGTCGGGTAAGGATCAGCCTCTTTGTTGGACTGACAGCAGCTGGACTCGCTGTCTGTGCTGGACTCTGCTTTGTCTTCAGACTTTGTTATAAATCTGTCAAGAGAGAACACACAGTTGTAtatgagacagaaaacatggaTGCAGCAGAATAG